One genomic segment of Strix aluco isolate bStrAlu1 chromosome 7, bStrAlu1.hap1, whole genome shotgun sequence includes these proteins:
- the AP3M1 gene encoding AP-3 complex subunit mu-1, which yields MIHSLFLINCSGDIFLEKHWKSVVSQSVCDYFFEAQEKAIDVENVPPVISTPHHYLISIYRDKIFFVSVIQTEVPPLFVIEFLHRVADTFQDYFGECSETAIKDNVVIVYELLEEMLDNGFPLATESNILKELIKPPTILRSVVNSITGSSNVGDTLPTGQLSNIPWRRAGVKYTNNEAYFDVVEEIDAIIDKSGSTVFAEIQGVIDSCIKLSGMPDLSLSFMNPRLLDDVSFHPCIRFKRWESERVLSFIPPDGNFRLISYRVSSQNLVAIPVYVKHMISFKENSSSGRFDVTIGPKQNMGKTVEGVVMTVHMPKAVLNMNLTATQGSYTFDPVTKVLTWDVGKITPQKLPNLKGIVNLQSGAPKPEENPSLNIQFKIQQLAISGLKVNRLDMYGEKYKPFKGVKYITKAGKFQVRT from the exons ATGATCCACAGCCTGTTTCTTATAAACTGTTCTGGTGATATATTCTTGGAGAAGCACTGGAAGAGCGTTGTGAGCCAATCTGTGTGTGATTATTTCTTTGAAGCTCAGGAGAAAGCAATTGATGTTGAGAATGTGCCTCCTGTCATCTCAACACCACATCACTACCTCATCAGCATCTATCGGGATAAAATCTTCTTTGTGTCTGTCATACAAACAGAAGTGCCACCACTCTTTGTAATTGAATTTCTGCACCGAGTAGCAGATACTTTCCAG GATTACTTTGGCGAATGTTCTGAGACGGCAATTAAGGACAATGTAGTAATTGTGTATGAGCTTCTAGAAGAAATGTTAGACAATGGCTTTCCACTGGCAACAGAATCTAACATACTGAAGGAGCTGATTAAGCCTCCTACAATTTTGCGCTCCGTTGTCAACTCCATCACag gcaGTAGTAATGTGGGTGACACACTTCCCACCGGACAGTTGTCTAACATTCCTTGGCGCAGAGCAGGGGTAAAATACACAAACAATGAAGCCTATTTTGATGTTGTTGAAGAAATTGATGCAATTATAGACAAATCAG gttCCACAGTCTTTGCAGAAATCCAAGGTGTTATTGATTCATGTATTAAGCTCTCAGGAATGCCAGATCTTTCTCTTTCATTCATG AACCCACGGCTGCTGGATGATGTCAGCTTCCATCCATGTATTCGGTTCAAACGCTGGGAGTCTGAGAGAGTCCTTTCGTTTATTCCTCCCGATGGGAATTTCAGATTGATCTCCTACCGTGTCAGTTCACAGAA CTTGGTGGCAATTCCTGTATATGTGAAACACATGATCAGTTTTAAGGAAAATAGTTCTTCAGGAAGATTTGATGTTACCATTGGACCAAAACAGAATATGGGGAAAACAGTAGAAGGAGTTGTCATGACAGTTCACATGCCAAAGGCCGTACTTAACATGAACCTCACTGCTACACAAGGCAGCTATACGTTTGACCCAGTTACTAAA GTGTTAACATGGGATGTCGGCAAAATTACTCCTCAAAAGCTACCAAACCTGAAGGGCATAGTGAACCTGCAGTCCGGAGCCCCCAAGCCAGAGGAGAATCCAAGTTTAAATATCCAGTTTAAGATACAGCAGCTTGCAATTTCAG gGCTGAAAGTGAATCGCCTGGACATGTATGGAGAAAAATACAAGCCTTTCAAAGGtgtcaaatatattacaaaaGCAGGAAAATTCCAAGTCAGGACATGA